The Rhododendron vialii isolate Sample 1 chromosome 5a, ASM3025357v1 genome contains a region encoding:
- the LOC131326576 gene encoding uncharacterized protein LOC131326576 isoform X1: MASIPTLLCPPSTTISPRKPAQNRPPVASPPSSSSSAVRAVAPRSLLKPINFCSIFRSNKGKATMAALLGAGFFAIAFVGPASAAAADLPLLLGSSSLQLLNEPSNALSLPTWAIHVSSVVEWITAMALVWQYGEKSGNESWKGLSWGMVPLLGGAFCACTWHFFYNSEALQVMPNPRAIWPFNWQLSWRLGVVVGFKNGCCFATWDLKFPVGDALVVSKLTS; the protein is encoded by the exons ATGGCGTCGATTCCAACCTTACTCTGTCCTCCTTCGACAACAATTTCTCCACGGAAACCCGCACAAAACCGACCACCCGTTGCTTCACCCCCctcgtcctcctcctcggcGGTTCGAGCGGTAGCACCCCGGTCGCTGTTGAAACCCATCAATTTTTGCAGCATATTTCGGAGTAACAAGGGAAAAGCCACGATGGCGGCTCTTTTGGGAGCCGGGTTTTTTGCCATTGCCTTCGTGGGACCGGcatccgccgccgccgccgaccTTCCGTTGTTGTTGGGTTCTTCTTCTTTGCAACTGCTCAACGAACCATCAAACGCCCTTTCGCTTCCCACCTGGGCCATCCATGTCTCCAGTGTCGTCGAATG GATTACGGCAATGGCATTGGTGTGGCAATATGGGGAGAAATCTGGGAATGAATCGTGGAAGGGGCTATCTTGGGGTATG GTACCATTGCTTGGCGGAGCATTTTGTGCATGCACATGGCATTTCTTTTATAACTCCGAGGCTCTTCAG GTCATGCCAAATCCACGTGCGATTTGGCCTTTCAACTGGCAGTTGAGTTGGAGGCTTGGAGTCGTTGTTGGCTTCAAAAATGGTTGTTGCTTTGCCACGTGGGATTTGAAGTTtcccgttggagatgctcttgttGTTTCTAAGTTGACATCGTAA
- the LOC131326788 gene encoding probable sodium/metabolite cotransporter BASS6, chloroplastic isoform X1 has translation MTPTALFLPQQCFQIHQPSLSHKPETSLLVLRQKWLSVPELSWSGFPVPIDSVSPVRTSRFPLSRCVPEKLFTEFELNQTPNAEPEATQILDKKEMSFVDILKGANSILPQVVLASTILALVYPPSFTWFTSRYYAPALGFLMFAVGVNSSEKDFLEAFNRPAAILAGYVGQFIVKPLLGCAFGTIAMTIFGLPTSLGAGIMLTSCVSGAQLSNYATFLTDPSMAPLSIVMTSFSTASAVLVTPILSLLLIGKRLPVDVKGMVSSIMQIVVTPIAAGLLLNRFFPRICNAIRPLLPPLSVFVTALCVGAPLAININSVMSPFGASVLLLVIAFHLSAFIAGYSLTGLVFQNAPDVKALQRTLSYETGMQSSLLALALANRFFQDPLVGVPPAISVVIMSLMGFSLVMLWNKKKNQ, from the exons ATGACTCCCACAGCCCTCTTTCTTCCGCAACAATGCTTCCAGATCCATCAACCCTCACTATCCCACAAACCAGAAACTTCACTTCTTGTTCTCCGCCAAAAATGGCTCTCAGTCCCag AACTGAGTTGGTCAGGGTTTCCAGTACCAATCGACTCGGTTTCCCCAG TCCGGACTTCAAGATTCCCACTCAGTAGATGTGTACCGGAGAAGTTGTTCACAGAATTCGAGCTGAATCAAACACCAAATGCAGAACCTGAAGCAACTCag ATTCTTGACAAAAAGGAGATGTCTTTTGTAGATATTTTGAAGGGAGCAAATTCAATTCTGCCTCAAGTTGTCCTTGCTAGTACAATTTTGGCCCTTGTCTATCCACCTTCTTTCACATGGTTTACTAGCAg ATACTATGCTCCAGCGCTAGGGTTTTTGATGTTTGCCGTTGGGGTTAATTCAAGTGAAAAAGACTTTCTTGAAGCATTCAACAGACCAGCTGCAATTTTGGCTGGTTATGTAGGCCAGTTCATTGTGAAGCCTCTCCTGGGATGTGCTTTTGGCACCATTGCCATGACAATATTTGGTCTCCCAACTTCTTTAG GTGCTGGGATCATGTTGACTTCTTGTGTTAGTGGGGCCCAGCTCTCAAATTATGCTACTTTTCTGACTGACCCCTCAATGGCGCCTCTAAGCATTGTGATGACATCATTTTCCACTGCTTCTGCTGTTTTGGTCACCCCAATCTTATCACTCTTGCTTATTGGAAAAAGGTTACCCGTGGATGTAAAAGGAATGGTGTCCAGTATTATGCAGATTGTAGTCACACCCATTGCTGCTGGATTGCTTCTGAATAG GTTCTTTCCGCGGATATGTAATGCAATTCGGCCACTTTTGCCACCACTATCAGTATTTGTTACTGCTCTCTGTGTTGGAGCACCACTTGCTATTAACATAAATTCTGTTATGTCCCCTTTTGGAGCTTCAGTCCTGTTGCTCGTCATTGCATTTCATCTATCAGCATTTATAGCTGGTTATTCCCTAACAGGACTTGTCTTCCAAAACGCACCTGATGTGAAAGCACTGCAAAGAACACTATCCTATGAGACAG GAATGCAAAGCAGTCTTCTGGCCCTTGCACTTGCAAATAGGTTTTTCCAAGATCCACTTGTGGGTGTGCCTCCTGCAATCTCT GTTGTAATCATGTCCTTAATGGGCTTTTCTCTTGTCATGCTGTGGaataagaaaaagaatcaaTAG
- the LOC131326788 gene encoding probable sodium/metabolite cotransporter BASS6, chloroplastic isoform X2 — protein sequence MFAVGVNSSEKDFLEAFNRPAAILAGYVGQFIVKPLLGCAFGTIAMTIFGLPTSLGAGIMLTSCVSGAQLSNYATFLTDPSMAPLSIVMTSFSTASAVLVTPILSLLLIGKRLPVDVKGMVSSIMQIVVTPIAAGLLLNRFFPRICNAIRPLLPPLSVFVTALCVGAPLAININSVMSPFGASVLLLVIAFHLSAFIAGYSLTGLVFQNAPDVKALQRTLSYETGMQSSLLALALANRFFQDPLVGVPPAISVVIMSLMGFSLVMLWNKKKNQ from the exons ATGTTTGCCGTTGGGGTTAATTCAAGTGAAAAAGACTTTCTTGAAGCATTCAACAGACCAGCTGCAATTTTGGCTGGTTATGTAGGCCAGTTCATTGTGAAGCCTCTCCTGGGATGTGCTTTTGGCACCATTGCCATGACAATATTTGGTCTCCCAACTTCTTTAG GTGCTGGGATCATGTTGACTTCTTGTGTTAGTGGGGCCCAGCTCTCAAATTATGCTACTTTTCTGACTGACCCCTCAATGGCGCCTCTAAGCATTGTGATGACATCATTTTCCACTGCTTCTGCTGTTTTGGTCACCCCAATCTTATCACTCTTGCTTATTGGAAAAAGGTTACCCGTGGATGTAAAAGGAATGGTGTCCAGTATTATGCAGATTGTAGTCACACCCATTGCTGCTGGATTGCTTCTGAATAG GTTCTTTCCGCGGATATGTAATGCAATTCGGCCACTTTTGCCACCACTATCAGTATTTGTTACTGCTCTCTGTGTTGGAGCACCACTTGCTATTAACATAAATTCTGTTATGTCCCCTTTTGGAGCTTCAGTCCTGTTGCTCGTCATTGCATTTCATCTATCAGCATTTATAGCTGGTTATTCCCTAACAGGACTTGTCTTCCAAAACGCACCTGATGTGAAAGCACTGCAAAGAACACTATCCTATGAGACAG GAATGCAAAGCAGTCTTCTGGCCCTTGCACTTGCAAATAGGTTTTTCCAAGATCCACTTGTGGGTGTGCCTCCTGCAATCTCT GTTGTAATCATGTCCTTAATGGGCTTTTCTCTTGTCATGCTGTGGaataagaaaaagaatcaaTAG
- the LOC131326577 gene encoding uncharacterized protein LOC131326577 gives MEGIPSLLQHTSGQNEDFVLHPNFRSLNITHLIFAYGLFVLSGGEFKSSQLIADALSDFHLFYGLKPNIQKSSIFFSRVDDATKVCLGSTLPTPEGSLLVKYLGVPLISSILKAADCYQETEKILGRIQS, from the coding sequence ATGGAGGGGATTCCCTCCCTTCTCCAGCACACTAGTGGTCAGAATGAGGACTTTGTTTTACATCCCAACTTCAGAAGTTTGAATATCACCCATTTGATTTTTGCATATGGCTTGTTTGTTCTGTCTGGGGGTGAGTTTAAATCCTCTCAGTTAATTGCAGATGCCTTATCTGACTTCCATTTGTTTTATGGCCTAAAGCCTAACATACAGAAAAGCTCCATCTTCTTCTCAAGGGTTGATGATGCTACTAAAGTTTGTCTAGGAAGCACTCTGCCAACTCCTGAAGGAAGCCTTCTAGTGAAATATCTAGGGGTACCTCTAATCTCATCTATACTCAAAGCTGCAGACTGTTATCAAGAGACAGAGAAGATTCTGGGTAGGATTCAGTCTTAG
- the LOC131326576 gene encoding uncharacterized protein LOC131326576 isoform X2 → MASIPTLLCPPSTTISPRKPAQNRPPVASPPSSSSSAVRAVAPRSLLKPINFCSIFRSNKGKATMAALLGAGFFAIAFVGPASAAAADLPLLLGSSSLQLLNEPSNALSLPTWAIHVSSVVEWITAMALVWQYGEKSGNESWKGLSWGMVPLLGGAFCACTWHFFYNSEALQILVALQAALTVIGNATMCIAAFRIYKSSEGSSKKL, encoded by the exons ATGGCGTCGATTCCAACCTTACTCTGTCCTCCTTCGACAACAATTTCTCCACGGAAACCCGCACAAAACCGACCACCCGTTGCTTCACCCCCctcgtcctcctcctcggcGGTTCGAGCGGTAGCACCCCGGTCGCTGTTGAAACCCATCAATTTTTGCAGCATATTTCGGAGTAACAAGGGAAAAGCCACGATGGCGGCTCTTTTGGGAGCCGGGTTTTTTGCCATTGCCTTCGTGGGACCGGcatccgccgccgccgccgaccTTCCGTTGTTGTTGGGTTCTTCTTCTTTGCAACTGCTCAACGAACCATCAAACGCCCTTTCGCTTCCCACCTGGGCCATCCATGTCTCCAGTGTCGTCGAATG GATTACGGCAATGGCATTGGTGTGGCAATATGGGGAGAAATCTGGGAATGAATCGTGGAAGGGGCTATCTTGGGGTATG GTACCATTGCTTGGCGGAGCATTTTGTGCATGCACATGGCATTTCTTTTATAACTCCGAGGCTCTTCAG ATACTGGTGGCTCTCCAAGCAGCATTGACAGTAATAGGAAACGCCACCATGTGCATCGCCGCATTCCGGATATACAAATCATCAGAGGGAAGCTCAAAGAAGTTGTAG